In a single window of the Pseudomonas sp. B21-015 genome:
- the tssK gene encoding type VI secretion system baseplate subunit TssK, whose protein sequence is MSWNNRVVWSEGMFIGTQHFQQHDRYLENLIDARSRPLSAGAWGFSELLIDQGLLAQGKLAIISARGLLPDGTPFNIPQDDLAPSPLNVDDNLRDGLVYLALPLKRAGARDTVDEGEALGAARYVSQVREVRDDNAPFENQAPVAVGSRALRLLVAQDGISDYAAIGLVRIKEKRADRALVLDDTYIPPLLDVVASNPLAAFRSELLGLLHQRGEALAGRVVASGAGGASEIADFMLLQLVNRAQPLIQHLSQLSPLHPERFYSELVSLAGEFSTFTASGRRPQEYPQYQHDDLALSFAPVMQALREALSMLIDSKATPIPIVEKAYGVHVAMLADKALLDSASFILVVRADVPAETLRSHFGQQSKVGSVEHIRNLVNLQLPGIGLLPLPVAPRQIPYHAGSTYYELDRGSEHWQQLANSGGFAFYIAGQFPGLNLAFWAIRG, encoded by the coding sequence ATGTCCTGGAACAATCGTGTGGTCTGGTCGGAAGGCATGTTCATTGGAACGCAGCACTTCCAGCAGCATGACCGTTACCTGGAGAACCTCATCGACGCCCGGAGCCGCCCGTTGTCGGCCGGCGCCTGGGGTTTCTCCGAATTGCTGATCGACCAGGGCCTGCTGGCCCAGGGCAAACTGGCGATCATCTCGGCGCGGGGCCTGTTGCCGGACGGCACGCCATTCAACATTCCCCAGGATGACCTGGCACCGAGCCCGCTGAATGTCGATGACAACCTGCGCGATGGCTTGGTGTACCTGGCCTTGCCGCTCAAGCGCGCCGGTGCGCGTGATACGGTCGACGAAGGCGAAGCCCTGGGCGCTGCGCGCTACGTGAGCCAGGTGCGCGAAGTACGGGACGACAACGCACCGTTCGAAAACCAGGCCCCGGTGGCCGTGGGGTCGAGGGCGCTGCGATTGTTGGTAGCCCAGGATGGCATCAGCGACTACGCCGCCATCGGCCTGGTACGAATCAAGGAGAAACGCGCCGACCGCGCCTTGGTACTCGACGACACCTACATCCCGCCGTTGCTGGATGTGGTCGCCTCCAACCCCCTGGCCGCGTTTCGCAGCGAATTGCTGGGCCTGCTTCATCAACGCGGCGAAGCCCTCGCCGGGCGGGTGGTGGCGTCCGGTGCCGGCGGTGCCTCGGAAATTGCCGATTTCATGCTGCTGCAACTGGTCAACCGTGCCCAGCCGCTGATCCAGCACTTGAGCCAGTTGAGCCCGTTGCACCCCGAGCGGTTCTACAGCGAGCTGGTGAGCCTGGCCGGGGAGTTCTCGACCTTTACCGCGTCCGGTCGGCGCCCCCAGGAATACCCGCAGTACCAGCACGATGACTTGGCGCTGAGTTTCGCGCCGGTGATGCAAGCCCTGCGAGAGGCGCTGTCGATGCTGATCGACAGCAAGGCCACGCCGATTCCGATCGTCGAAAAAGCCTACGGCGTCCATGTGGCGATGCTGGCTGACAAGGCCCTGCTCGACAGCGCCAGCTTCATCCTGGTGGTGCGCGCCGACGTGCCCGCCGAAACCCTGCGCAGCCACTTTGGCCAACAGAGCAAGGTCGGCTCGGTGGAGCACATCCGCAACCTGGTCAACCTGCAATTACCGGGCATCGGCCTGCTGCCGCTGCCGGTGGCGCCACGGCAAATCCCGTATCACGCCGGCTCCACCTATTACGAACTGGACCGGGGCAGCGAGCATTGGCAGCAACTGGCCAACTCCGGCGGTTTTGCGTTCTACATCGCGGGGCAATTCCCGGGGCTGAACCTGGCTTTCTGGGCGATCCGAGGATAA
- the tssJ gene encoding type VI secretion system lipoprotein TssJ, with protein MIPRFLLAVATALLLSACAKDTAKPEAVEAEAEADTAAVELHFHAIAGLNPGATGQPAPVRVRIFELKNAATFGRSDYFALAERAQATLGADLIDQDEVLIQPGQQLSLQRDLDPATRHIGVLVGYRELDQSLWRTVMNVPPRQYTEYQISLDVRAVRSAVVVSPSSPAQ; from the coding sequence ATGATTCCCAGGTTTTTACTCGCAGTAGCCACCGCGCTTCTGCTGAGCGCATGTGCCAAGGACACGGCCAAACCCGAGGCCGTTGAGGCCGAGGCCGAGGCCGACACTGCCGCGGTCGAGTTGCACTTTCACGCCATTGCCGGGCTCAACCCCGGCGCCACTGGCCAGCCAGCTCCGGTTCGAGTGCGCATTTTCGAATTGAAAAATGCTGCCACCTTCGGCCGTTCCGATTATTTCGCATTGGCCGAACGGGCCCAGGCGACGCTCGGCGCAGATCTGATCGACCAGGACGAAGTGCTGATCCAGCCCGGCCAGCAGTTGAGCCTGCAGCGCGACCTCGACCCGGCCACCCGCCATATCGGCGTACTGGTGGGGTATCGCGAGCTGGATCAGTCGTTGTGGCGCACGGTAATGAATGTCCCGCCGCGCCAATACACCGAATACCAGATCAGCCTCGACGTGCGCGCCGTGCGCAGCGCCGTCGTGGTTTCCCCATCCAGCCCTGCCCAATAA
- the tagH gene encoding type VI secretion system-associated FHA domain protein TagH, with product MSLCLTITSYHKITPGQCPEKSMDQGVLAIGRNSDNDWVLPDPERLVSGKHCVIQYKDGRYYLTDNSTNGVELVKAGIRLRKGNSEPLQDGEVIRIGDYEIQARISFSLPATDNNPFADSSSSFEALMGRQGAVVNTPTSLPVTPPAHFQGVSAMDTMPDLFDFLTPTSVPPATQPDHVPAEQHDFRPPTPIPHPTPVAGPAPLVSAQVIPEDWDLFSDKPAPVAIVPLPVAEVTPPPVPQISVPIEPVPLREPPVAIVERPVGPADNAQPDLLQAFLRGAGLDQVRLDKAQAEAQMESIGRSYRLMVEGLIDVLRARSSLKGEFRIQQTMIQPVENNPLKFAPNVDEALLLLLRHSNQAFMAPDQAVRDSFDDLRAHQLAVMAGVEAAIKHLLTRFEPAQLEERMGKPGGLSGIFTGSRQAQYWHQFTELYSNISREAQEDFQDLFGREFSRAYEEHSTRQRRH from the coding sequence ATGTCGCTGTGTTTGACTATCACTAGTTATCACAAAATTACCCCTGGCCAATGCCCTGAAAAATCCATGGATCAGGGCGTGCTGGCAATAGGCCGCAACTCTGATAATGACTGGGTATTGCCCGACCCTGAGCGTCTGGTTTCCGGCAAACATTGCGTTATTCAATATAAAGATGGCCGGTATTACTTAACCGATAACAGCACTAACGGTGTGGAATTGGTCAAGGCCGGCATTCGTCTGCGCAAAGGAAACAGCGAGCCGTTGCAAGATGGAGAAGTAATCCGTATTGGTGATTATGAAATCCAGGCACGAATCAGTTTCAGTCTGCCGGCGACCGACAACAACCCTTTCGCCGATTCGTCCAGCAGCTTCGAGGCCCTGATGGGGCGTCAGGGCGCCGTCGTGAATACGCCGACATCGTTGCCCGTGACGCCACCTGCACATTTTCAGGGCGTATCGGCCATGGACACGATGCCGGACCTGTTCGATTTTCTGACACCGACCAGCGTCCCGCCGGCTACCCAGCCCGACCATGTCCCGGCCGAGCAGCACGACTTCCGCCCGCCGACCCCGATCCCCCACCCAACACCCGTGGCCGGACCTGCACCGCTGGTGTCGGCCCAGGTGATTCCGGAAGATTGGGACCTGTTCAGCGACAAGCCTGCGCCGGTGGCTATCGTCCCCTTGCCTGTTGCAGAGGTTACGCCGCCACCCGTACCGCAAATCAGCGTACCGATCGAGCCTGTGCCACTGCGTGAACCACCCGTGGCCATCGTCGAACGCCCGGTCGGCCCGGCCGACAATGCTCAACCCGACCTGTTGCAAGCCTTCCTGCGCGGCGCCGGTCTGGATCAAGTGCGCCTGGACAAGGCTCAGGCCGAGGCGCAAATGGAAAGCATCGGGCGCAGTTATCGGCTGATGGTCGAAGGCCTGATCGATGTCTTGCGCGCCCGCAGCAGCCTCAAGGGCGAGTTCCGCATACAACAGACAATGATTCAACCGGTGGAAAACAACCCGCTGAAATTCGCTCCCAACGTCGATGAAGCATTGCTGTTGTTGTTGCGCCACAGCAATCAGGCGTTCATGGCGCCGGACCAGGCTGTGCGCGACAGTTTCGACGACTTGCGTGCCCACCAATTGGCGGTGATGGCCGGTGTAGAAGCTGCGATCAAACACCTGCTGACGCGCTTCGAGCCGGCGCAACTGGAAGAGCGCATGGGCAAGCCCGGTGGTCTGTCGGGCATTTTCACTGGCTCGCGACAGGCCCAGTACTGGCACCAGTTCACCGAGCTCTACAGCAATATTTCCCGCGAGGCCCAAGAGGATTTCCAGGACCTGTTCGGTCGGGAATTCAGCCGCGCCTACGAAGAGCACAGCACAAGGCAGCGCCGCCACTGA
- the tssA gene encoding type VI secretion system protein TssA, with protein MEVPLLLAAVSATSPCGEDLEYDADFLRLERDSLGQPERSMGDSILPASPPEWRSIQQQSLDLLQRSKDLRITHFLLQSSLALEGVTGLARVLTLISELLKQYWADLHPRLDAEDDNDPTVRINALAGLTSDATIRLLRESILARSRTFGAVSLRAAANASGLQSFPDESLGAEQLAGAFLDSDPEQLEITRAALHEARSVAEAIEQQISEQVGSAQGVDLGPLKQPLKMALQILGQFAPQSGDNPLPDSVSDDSAAPVEYLPTAPSAPRSTGEINNRDDVLRSLDRILAYYTRHEPSSPLPVLLNRAKNLVHADFAAIVRNLIPDGMSQFENLRGPDSE; from the coding sequence GTGGAAGTGCCTTTGCTGCTCGCCGCCGTTTCCGCGACTTCGCCTTGCGGTGAAGATCTGGAATATGACGCGGATTTTTTGCGCCTGGAACGCGATTCCCTGGGCCAGCCCGAGCGCAGCATGGGCGATTCGATATTGCCTGCCTCCCCCCCTGAATGGCGCAGCATCCAGCAGCAAAGCCTGGATTTGTTGCAACGCAGCAAAGACCTGCGCATCACCCATTTCCTTTTGCAAAGTTCCCTTGCCCTCGAAGGCGTCACCGGCCTGGCCCGTGTCCTGACGCTGATCAGCGAACTGCTCAAGCAATACTGGGCCGACCTGCATCCGCGCCTGGATGCCGAAGACGACAACGACCCCACCGTGCGCATCAATGCCCTCGCCGGCCTGACGTCCGATGCCACCATTCGCCTGCTGCGTGAAAGCATCTTGGCCCGTTCGCGAACCTTTGGCGCTGTCAGCCTGCGCGCCGCCGCCAATGCCAGCGGCCTGCAAAGCTTCCCTGACGAAAGCCTCGGCGCCGAGCAGCTCGCCGGGGCGTTCCTCGACAGCGATCCCGAACAGTTGGAAATCACCCGCGCAGCTTTGCACGAGGCCCGCAGCGTCGCCGAGGCCATCGAGCAACAGATCAGCGAGCAAGTCGGTTCCGCCCAGGGCGTTGACCTTGGCCCGTTGAAGCAACCGCTAAAAATGGCCTTGCAGATTCTCGGCCAGTTCGCCCCGCAGAGCGGCGACAACCCCCTTCCCGACTCCGTCAGCGACGACAGTGCCGCGCCAGTTGAATACCTGCCCACCGCACCGAGCGCACCGCGCAGCACTGGCGAAATCAACAACCGTGACGACGTACTGCGCAGCCTGGACCGGATTCTTGCGTATTACACCCGACATGAGCCCTCCAGCCCACTGCCGGTGCTGTTGAACCGGGCGAAGAATCTGGTGCATGCCGACTTTGCGGCCATCGTGCGCAACCTGATTCCCGACGGCATGAGCCAATTTGAAAACCTGCGCGGACCAGACAGCGAATAA
- the tssB gene encoding type VI secretion system contractile sheath small subunit: protein MAKQSSQKFIARNRAPRVQIEYDVELYGAEKKVQLPFVMGVMADLAGKPAEPLAPVADRKFLEVDVDNFDSRLKAMQPRVAFHVPNELTGEGNLSLDITFESMDDFSPAAVARKVDSLNKLLEARTQLANLLTYMDGKTGAEEIIMKAIKDPALLQALASAPKPAEPQA, encoded by the coding sequence GTGGCGAAGCAAAGTTCTCAGAAATTCATCGCGCGCAACCGTGCGCCTCGAGTGCAGATCGAGTACGACGTCGAGCTCTACGGCGCCGAGAAAAAGGTCCAGTTGCCCTTCGTCATGGGCGTCATGGCGGACCTCGCCGGCAAGCCCGCCGAGCCTCTGGCACCTGTGGCCGATCGCAAGTTCCTCGAGGTGGATGTCGACAACTTCGACTCGCGCCTCAAGGCCATGCAGCCACGCGTCGCGTTCCACGTGCCCAACGAGCTGACCGGCGAAGGCAACCTGAGCCTGGACATCACCTTTGAAAGCATGGACGACTTCAGCCCGGCCGCCGTGGCGCGCAAGGTCGATTCGCTGAACAAGCTGCTCGAAGCGCGGACCCAACTGGCCAACCTGCTGACCTACATGGACGGCAAGACCGGTGCCGAAGAAATCATCATGAAGGCCATCAAGGATCCGGCGCTGCTCCAGGCGCTCGCCAGTGCGCCGAAGCCAGCCGAGCCTCAGGCTTAA
- the tssC gene encoding type VI secretion system contractile sheath large subunit: MTDSVRADAQTLGTTEEASEFASLLLQEFKPKTDRAREAVETAVRTLAEQALAQTDLVSNDAIKSIESIIAAIDAKLTAQVNQVIHHPDFQQLESAWRGLHYLVNNTESDEQLKIRVLNISKTDLHKTLKKFKGTAWDQSPIFKKMYEEEYGQFGGEPYGCLVGDYYFDQSPPDVELLGELSKVCAAMHSPFIAAASPTVMGMGSWQELSNPRDLTKIFTTPEYAGWRSLRESEDSRYIGLTMPRFLARLPYGAKTDPVEAFAFEENTDGADSSKYTWANAAYAMAVNINRSFKHFGWCSRIRGVESGGEVENLPAHTFPTDDGGVDMKCPTEIAISDRREAELAKNGFMPLLHKKNTDFAAFIGAQSLQKPAEYDDPDATANANLAARLPYLFATCRFAHYLKCIVRDKIGSFKEKDEMQRWLQDWILNYVDGDPAHSTETTKAQHPLAAAEVIVEDVEGNPGYYNSRFYLRPHYQLEGLTVSLRLVSKLPSAKGA; the protein is encoded by the coding sequence ATGACCGATTCAGTACGTGCAGACGCCCAGACACTGGGCACCACCGAAGAAGCCAGCGAGTTCGCCTCCCTGCTGCTGCAAGAATTCAAACCCAAGACCGACCGCGCCCGCGAAGCCGTCGAGACCGCCGTGCGCACCCTGGCCGAACAGGCCCTGGCGCAGACCGACCTGGTGTCCAACGACGCCATCAAGTCGATCGAATCAATCATCGCCGCCATCGACGCCAAGCTCACTGCCCAGGTCAATCAGGTCATCCACCACCCCGATTTCCAGCAACTGGAAAGCGCCTGGCGTGGCCTGCATTATCTGGTCAACAACACCGAGAGCGATGAGCAGCTGAAGATTCGCGTGCTCAACATCTCCAAGACCGACCTGCACAAGACCCTGAAGAAATTCAAGGGCACCGCGTGGGACCAAAGCCCGATCTTCAAGAAGATGTACGAAGAAGAATACGGCCAGTTCGGCGGCGAACCTTACGGTTGCCTGGTGGGCGATTACTACTTCGACCAGTCGCCGCCGGATGTCGAGTTGCTGGGCGAGTTGTCGAAAGTCTGCGCCGCCATGCACTCGCCGTTCATCGCAGCCGCATCGCCGACCGTGATGGGCATGGGCTCGTGGCAGGAACTGTCGAACCCACGCGATCTGACCAAGATCTTCACCACCCCGGAATACGCCGGCTGGCGCTCGCTACGCGAATCGGAAGACTCGCGCTACATCGGCTTGACCATGCCGCGCTTCCTCGCGCGTCTGCCGTATGGCGCCAAGACCGATCCGGTGGAAGCCTTCGCCTTCGAAGAAAACACCGATGGCGCCGACAGTTCCAAGTACACGTGGGCCAACGCCGCTTACGCGATGGCGGTGAACATCAACCGCTCGTTCAAGCACTTCGGCTGGTGCTCGCGCATTCGTGGCGTGGAGTCTGGCGGTGAAGTGGAAAACCTGCCGGCGCACACCTTCCCGACTGACGATGGCGGCGTGGACATGAAGTGCCCGACCGAAATCGCCATTTCGGATCGCCGTGAAGCGGAACTGGCGAAGAACGGTTTCATGCCGTTGCTGCACAAGAAAAACACCGACTTCGCCGCGTTCATCGGCGCCCAGTCGTTGCAGAAACCGGCCGAATACGACGACCCGGACGCCACCGCCAACGCCAACCTGGCCGCGCGCCTGCCGTACCTGTTCGCCACCTGCCGTTTCGCCCATTACTTGAAGTGCATCGTGCGCGACAAGATCGGCTCCTTCAAAGAGAAGGACGAAATGCAGCGTTGGTTGCAGGACTGGATCCTCAACTACGTCGACGGTGACCCGGCGCACTCCACCGAAACCACCAAGGCCCAGCACCCATTGGCTGCGGCCGAAGTGATCGTCGAGGACGTGGAAGGCAACCCGGGGTACTACAACTCCAGGTTCTACCTGCGCCCGCACTATCAGCTCGAAGGTCTGACCGTGTCGCTGCGACTGGTATCCAAGCTGCCTTCGGCCAAAGGCGCGTAA
- a CDS encoding type VI secretion system tube protein Hcp, with the protein MAVDIFIKIGDIKGESMDKAHKDEIDVLNWSWGMSQSGNMHVGSGGGAGKVNIQDLSLTKYVDKATPNLMMHCASGKHIDKVKLTVRKAGGESQVEYMIINLEEVLVTSLSTGGSGSDDRLTENLTLNFAKVLVDYQPQKADGTKEGGPVKFGWNIRQNVKV; encoded by the coding sequence ATGGCTGTTGATATTTTCATCAAGATCGGCGACATCAAGGGCGAGTCCATGGACAAGGCCCACAAGGACGAAATCGACGTCTTGAACTGGAGCTGGGGCATGTCTCAGTCCGGCAACATGCACGTGGGCAGCGGTGGTGGTGCAGGCAAGGTGAACATCCAGGACCTGTCGCTGACCAAGTACGTCGACAAGGCCACACCGAACCTGATGATGCACTGCGCCAGCGGCAAGCACATCGACAAGGTCAAGCTGACCGTGCGCAAGGCCGGCGGCGAAAGCCAGGTCGAGTACATGATCATCAACCTGGAAGAAGTGCTGGTCACTTCCCTGAGCACCGGCGGCTCGGGCAGTGATGATCGCCTGACCGAAAACCTGACCCTGAACTTCGCCAAGGTGCTGGTGGACTACCAGCCGCAAAAAGCCGATGGCACCAAGGAAGGCGGGCCGGTCAAGTTCGGCTGGAACATCCGTCAGAACGTCAAGGTGTAA
- a CDS encoding type VI secretion system amidase effector protein Tae4, producing the protein MAKPSFINLWKAYSDLLVKYPDAKPCEGPWENQCAIRMSMTLNAELTIKVNKSTYTEPKCAHEHARGAESLANWLWKHHLGRPLILGGSAEERRKLQDKTGLIFFKDCFQQSGESADNRTGDHIDLWNRGLTIGRYNDPAYRSKAIWFWELT; encoded by the coding sequence ATGGCCAAGCCTTCGTTTATCAATTTGTGGAAAGCCTATTCCGATCTCCTGGTTAAGTACCCTGACGCAAAGCCCTGTGAAGGGCCTTGGGAAAATCAGTGTGCTATCCGCATGAGCATGACGCTCAATGCAGAGCTGACCATCAAGGTCAACAAATCCACCTATACCGAACCCAAATGTGCACATGAGCATGCCAGGGGTGCCGAGTCGCTGGCGAACTGGTTGTGGAAGCATCATCTGGGGCGGCCACTGATTCTCGGTGGAAGTGCCGAAGAACGCCGCAAGTTGCAAGACAAGACCGGGCTCATCTTTTTCAAGGATTGTTTCCAGCAGTCAGGGGAGTCTGCTGACAATCGCACCGGCGATCATATCGACCTATGGAATCGTGGCTTGACCATTGGCCGCTACAACGACCCTGCCTACCGATCAAAAGCCATCTGGTTCTGGGAGCTGACATGA
- the tssE gene encoding type VI secretion system baseplate subunit TssE, producing MVTEIATRDRLQPSLLDRLTDDDPSNVKESADKRVLSLSQLKASVLRDLAWLLNTTSLLSADATLHTPAGTSVVNFGLPALAGNSASNVDIAALEALIHQAIATFEPRILRNTLRVRARASAEMNHNALSFEIEGDLWAQPVPLRLMLQTDLDLESGHVRVINADQRRRS from the coding sequence GTGGTAACCGAAATCGCCACCCGCGATCGCCTGCAACCGTCCCTGCTGGACCGGTTGACCGACGACGACCCGAGCAACGTCAAGGAAAGCGCCGACAAGCGCGTGCTATCCCTGAGCCAACTCAAAGCCTCCGTACTGCGTGACCTGGCGTGGTTGCTCAACACCACTTCATTGCTCAGCGCCGATGCGACGTTGCACACCCCGGCCGGCACGTCGGTGGTCAACTTCGGGCTGCCAGCCCTGGCCGGCAACAGTGCGTCGAACGTCGATATCGCAGCGCTTGAAGCGCTGATCCACCAGGCCATCGCCACGTTCGAACCGCGGATTCTGCGTAACACCCTGCGCGTGCGGGCCCGGGCGTCCGCCGAGATGAACCACAACGCCCTGAGCTTCGAGATCGAAGGCGATCTCTGGGCCCAGCCGGTGCCACTGCGCCTGATGCTGCAAACCGACCTGGACCTGGAATCCGGCCATGTGCGAGTGATCAACGCCGACCAGCGGAGACGCTCATGA
- the tssF gene encoding type VI secretion system baseplate subunit TssF: MNPRLLELYNQELHHVRESAAEFAQEYPKIASRLTLSGMDCADPYVERLLEGFAYLTARVQLKLDAEYPTFTHNLLEIAYPHYLAPTPSMTVVQLQADPDEGSLSSGFPLPRDTVLRAALGRETQTCCEYRTAHAVMLWPLQVSQAEYFGNPSAMLGRLAASEPKAKAGLRLTLRTGAELPFSSLALDNLPLYLSGADEQPFRLYEQLLGNVCAVFARQPGGAWVERLPQDALRSQGFDDTDAALPVVPRAFQGYRLLQEYFALPHRFLFVDFTQLSRAVKRCDGQELELIVLFDRHDPSLEGIGAAQFLPFCTPAINLFPKRLDRIHLSERVNEHHVIADRTRPMDFEIHSLTALTGHGTGSEQPFLPFYAVRDPSRYGRDQAWYTVRREPRMLSSGQRRNGPRSTYIGSETFVSLVDSQQAPYRHDLRQLGVTALCTNRDLPLFMSVGNSKTDFTLADSAPVAAVRCVAGPSRPRASHAHDAKAWRLISQLSLNYLSLSEQGQGAAALRELLRLYGDSNDAALQLQIEGLREVSSKACTRRLPMPGPIVFGRGLEITLEFDENAFRGTGVFLLGAVFERFLARYVSINSFTETVIRTTERGEIMRWKAKPGRRPTL, encoded by the coding sequence ATGAATCCGCGCCTGCTGGAACTGTACAACCAGGAATTGCACCACGTGCGCGAAAGCGCGGCGGAGTTCGCTCAGGAATACCCGAAAATCGCCAGTCGGCTGACGTTGTCCGGCATGGACTGCGCCGACCCGTATGTCGAGCGCTTGCTGGAAGGGTTCGCTTACCTGACGGCGCGGGTACAGCTCAAGCTCGATGCCGAATATCCGACTTTCACTCATAACCTGCTGGAAATCGCTTATCCCCATTACCTGGCGCCGACACCGTCGATGACTGTGGTGCAATTGCAGGCCGACCCCGATGAAGGCTCGCTGAGCAGCGGCTTCCCCCTGCCCCGGGACACGGTCCTGCGCGCCGCCCTGGGCCGCGAAACCCAAACCTGCTGTGAGTACCGCACCGCCCACGCGGTGATGTTATGGCCATTGCAGGTCAGCCAGGCCGAGTACTTCGGCAACCCGTCCGCCATGCTCGGGCGCTTGGCCGCCAGTGAACCCAAGGCCAAGGCCGGCCTGCGCCTGACCCTGCGCACGGGCGCCGAACTGCCATTCAGCAGTCTGGCTCTGGACAACCTGCCGTTGTACCTCAGTGGCGCAGACGAGCAGCCCTTCCGCCTCTATGAACAGCTGCTGGGCAATGTCTGCGCCGTGTTCGCCCGTCAGCCCGGCGGCGCTTGGGTGGAACGCCTGCCGCAGGACGCACTGCGTTCCCAGGGATTCGACGATACCGACGCCGCGCTGCCCGTGGTCCCGCGGGCCTTCCAGGGCTATCGCCTGTTGCAGGAATACTTCGCCCTGCCCCACCGTTTTCTGTTTGTCGACTTCACACAGTTGAGCCGGGCGGTCAAACGCTGCGACGGCCAGGAACTGGAATTGATCGTGCTGTTCGACCGTCACGATCCGAGCCTGGAAGGCATCGGAGCCGCGCAGTTCCTGCCGTTCTGCACCCCGGCCATCAACTTGTTTCCCAAGCGCCTGGACCGCATCCACTTGTCGGAACGGGTCAATGAACACCATGTGATCGCCGACCGCACCCGGCCAATGGATTTCGAGATTCATTCCCTGACCGCCCTCACCGGCCACGGCACCGGGTCGGAGCAGCCTTTTTTGCCGTTCTATGCGGTACGCGATCCGTCTCGTTACGGCCGCGATCAGGCCTGGTACACGGTGCGGCGCGAACCTCGCATGCTGTCCAGCGGCCAGCGGCGTAACGGCCCGCGCTCGACTTACATCGGCAGCGAAACCTTCGTCAGCCTGGTGGACAGCCAGCAGGCGCCTTATCGCCACGACCTGCGCCAACTGGGCGTAACGGCGTTGTGCACCAACCGCGACCTGCCGCTGTTCATGAGCGTGGGCAATAGCAAGACCGACTTCACCCTGGCCGACAGCGCACCTGTAGCGGCGGTGCGCTGCGTGGCAGGCCCGAGCCGCCCACGCGCCAGCCATGCCCACGACGCCAAGGCCTGGCGGTTGATCAGCCAGCTTTCGCTGAATTACTTGTCCCTCAGCGAGCAAGGCCAGGGCGCCGCCGCCCTGCGCGAATTGCTGCGCCTGTACGGCGACAGCAACGATGCGGCGTTGCAATTGCAGATCGAAGGCCTGCGCGAAGTCAGCAGCAAGGCCTGCACCCGACGCTTGCCGATGCCGGGCCCGATCGTGTTTGGTCGTGGCCTGGAGATCACCCTGGAATTCGATGAAAACGCGTTTCGCGGCACTGGAGTCTTCTTGCTCGGTGCAGTGTTCGAGCGCTTCCTGGCACGCTACGTGTCGATCAACAGTTTTACCGAGACGGTGATCCGTACCACCGAACGCGGCGAGATCATGCGATGGAAAGCCAAGCCCGGACGCCGTCCGACCCTGTGA